In Anaerococcus prevotii DSM 20548, the genomic window GATATGTAGCCAAATATACTATAAATCCAGCCATAGCCCACGGAGTATCTGAATATATTGGTTCAATCGAAGTCGGTAAACGAGCAGATCTTGTCCTTTGGGAGCCAAAATTCTTTGGAGTTCGTCCAAAACAAATCCTAAAAAATGGTCTAATAATAATGGCACCATCAGGAGATCCTAACGCATCCATACCAACACCACAACCTGTTATATACAGAAGAATGTATGCAGCCATTGGCGGAGGAATCGGAAACTCTTGCATGACCTTTGTTTCAAAAGCAGCCTATGAAGCAGGCATAAAAGAAAAACTAGACCTAAAAAGAATGGTACTACCTGTTCATAATTGCAGAAACATCGGCAAAAAAGACATGAAACTAAACTCCGAAACTCCAAACATTAAGGTAGACCCAGAAACTTATGAAGTGACAATTGAAGGAAAGAAAATAACATGTGATCCAGTAGACAAGGTCGCCCTAGGTCAATTATACAATCTATTTTAAAATAAATATTAGAACTTAACAAGAATCTCAAAATCCTTACTAGAGATGTAAGGGTCTTAGGGTTCTCCCTAACAAGGTAAAAATTAATGGAGTATTCCGTAAAGGTCTGCTCCATTAATTTTTTTGTAAGTGTCCGTACACTTACTGTCCTTACTTCTTTTAAAACTCCTTTCAAAATTTATATATTTTTTCAAAAAATACCGTAATTATAATTTGGTTATTTTTTATTGTTAGAATTGATTACATAAGAAATGTAGGAATAATATATGAAAATTATGCTTTAAACAAGAAATTTAACAAAGAAAATCAAAGAACAAATGGTACTTGAAAATGTATCACTTAAAGTAGAAAAAGGAAAGATATATGGATTATTAGGACCAAACGGTGCTGGAAAATCAACACTATTAAAAATAATTACTAAAGTTATGAATTGTACATCGGGGGATATTTAGTACCATAAATAGTGTAAGAAAGAAAATTATTTCTATCTTGCACTATTTTTGTATAATGAAGATGTAGTATGACGAGGGGGTTTTAGGGTTAGAATATCCGTCATAAAAACTGTCAACTACCTCTTCATTATTCATATTCGATTAAGCAGGTTGGGCAAAACGTCCGTGTCACGAGCTAAAATGAGTGTAATGGTGCAGGTAGAAACTACAAATCAAAAGAAAGAAGGTAATAAAATGATATCTATAGGAATAGATATAGCAAAAGAAAAGTTTACAGTCTGTGCACTAGAACAAGGTAGCAAAATCATTTGGAAGCCTTTTGATGTTCATCTTAACAAAACAAAAGTAGAAGAATTTTTAAAGAAACTAGATACGTTAAATGAAGAAGTAAAAATAATCATGGAAGCAACAGGTAAATATCATCTTCCAATCCTCTATGAATTAAAAGATAAAGAATATTTTGTAAGTGTAGTAAACCCTTTGAAAATGAAACAGTTTTGTAGAGTACTTAACTTTAGAAAAGCAAAAAATGATAACATAGATGCCATACAAATAGCAGAATATGGCTTGATGTACTGGAAAGAATTACAAGAATATAAAGTAGATTCAGAAAGTTTCAGAATTCTAAAAGAATTAAACAGATCCTATCAGCACTACATGGACTTAAGAATCAATCAAATGAACTTCATAGATCAAACAATAAGTCAAACATTTCCAGGAATAAAGAAATTAATACCACATGCTTCAGGAGACTTTTCAAAAGATAAACTATTAGACTTCTTAGAAATATGGTGGCACAAAGACCTAGTATTAGAAAAACCAGAAGAAAAATTCATAGAAGATTTTAAAAACTGGGCAAAAGAAAAGAGATACCATCCTAATGCTGATAAAGCTAAATCCATATACAAGCTCGCAGAGGAAAGTATCTCAATTCAACCTTCTAATAGCTCATATATAAAGACTAGCATACAAGAAGGGATAGAATTGATAAAACATATAAATCAAATTCTACATACTATTTTATCACAAATGATAGAAATTTCCGAGCCCTTAGAAGAATATCAAGAAGCAAAGAAATTCTCAGGAATATCAGATAAATTAGCAGTGCAAATTACAGCAGAATTTGGAGACTTATCAAAATTTAAAAACAAAAAAAGTTTAATATCATTTGTAGGAATAGATTCACCACCATATGAGTCAGGTAACTTCAAAGCGGATCAGAGAAAAATAACAAAAAGAGGCAATGCAATACTAAGAAAAGTAGGTTATCAAGCTATGAAATGCATGATGAGTGCAAAAGATACTGAAAATGATATATATCTGTATATGGTAAAAAAAGAAAAAGATGGAAAGGCTAAGAAGATTTGTAAATTTGCAGGATTAAATAAATTCTTAAGAACCTACTATGCAAAAGTTATGGCATCAAAACAAGAAAAGAAGTTATTAAAAGTAGCCTAGAATTAACATTGCTATAGTTAAAACAAGCCGATTGTAAGCGGCTTATTTGTTGTGCTTAAATTTAAACTCTAAATAACAAGTAGAAAAGTAAAATTAATTCGATTTTCTCCTTGACTTTTGTTAGCAGGTTTTTTTGAAGGAAAAAGCATGTGTACAGAAGATTTAAAAAATGTTGGATCTATCATAGAGCATCCTGCTATCTATCCAAATTTAACAGCATATGAAAACCTAGAAGTTTTAACAGTATTATTAAATATTGTCAAAAGAAGAATTGACTATGTGTTAAAAATAGTTGGTAAAGAAAATACAAATAAAAAATTGGCAAGAAATTTTTCATTAGGTATGAAACAAAGACTTGGAATCGCAATGGCACTTATAAATAATCCAGAATTATTAATACTTGATGAACTAAAAAATGGATTAGATCCTTTGGGAATCCAAGAATTAAGAGAATTGATAAAATAGTTTTCTAAAAAAGGTAAAAAATATTGTCCTCATTCAAAGGGAATACAAGAAGCAGCAATAGAAAAAGCTTTTGTTGAATTTATAGGCAATTATGCCATGCAGATTCAACAGTAATAGATGATTTTTTAAAAATTGTAGAAGAAGAAATAAATGATAATACATTAGTCAAAGAATTGAAAAAGATAGAAAATCAATTAAATAGAATCATTAGTCAAGAAAGAAAGTTAGTTGATCTTCATTTAGAAGATAGTATAGACGAAGAAGTTTATGCTAAAAAATATAAAAAACTTACAAAACAAAAAGAAGAATTACTCGATAAAAAGAAAACCCTAGAGCTAACAATAAAAGATGAAAATTCTATTAAAGAAAGACTAAAGCAATTTTAAAATATCTTAGAGAATAGAGAAATTATAGAGAAATTTAACAGAACAGTCTTTGAAAGCATAGTTGATAAAGTCGTGGTGGGTAGAATTGACAAAGACGGAGCAGTCCATCCATATGACTTAAAATTCTATTTCAAAACAGGAGTTAAAGGTAGTCAAAATTCTGATGATTTCAAAGATAAAAGAAAAAATGCTGAAGACAATGATATTAATAATTGTGCTCCCACAAGGATGACGAGGATAAAAAATTATGTTCCCAAGCAAAAGACAACACACGTAGAAGTAATAACTTACCTTGAAAAGCTATAAGTGTTTATAAAAATCTTAGCTAAAGTGGCTTTTAGGATTTAAAAGAAATCTAAGAAGCCATTATTTTTTTAAATTAAAATTTAGAATATAAAAATGCTAGGGATAAGATTTATGGTATTAAGCCATATTTTTAAGTCCAAGCTAAATTACTGTAATTTGATGATTTTGTATTTATCTTTACTTACTTTTCAGATAGGTGCTATAATAATGGTAACTATTAACGCTTTATTTTAGAAAATAAAAAAGACGGAGATTTAATATGAGAGAGATCAAAAAAAGAATGAAGCTAATATTTTGAAACAATAACTGAATCCATGCTTGAAGAAACCAGGAAAGCAATTGAAGTAAAAAATACATTAAGTTTTCCAATTTCTGAATTATCAATGTTGGGAGTAACTTTATCGTCTTTGTTGCCCTATTTTAGAACTATTACTAATACTGTAGATTTTCAAGTCGATGACATGTATAAGATTGCAAATAAAAGCTTCGGAGATACACTCAAAATTGCTAAAAATGGGAATTTTTGGGGTGCAATGCTGACACCTACAGGCAAATCTAAATTTGCCCAACTTTCTGGGATAGACTTACTTTCAGCAACAACAAAAACTGTAGGTCCTATAGATCCAGCCCTGATTTTAGTGGCCATGATGATTCATTTTGTGGAGAAGGATATTAAGCAAATAAAACAAGATCAGAAGAAAATACTTTCTTTTCTTGAAGTAGAAAATGAGTCTCAAATAGAAGCTGATGTTGAAACTTTAATGGAGATAGTAAAAAACTATAAGTATAATTGGGACAACCTTATGATTATCACAAATACTCACAATGTTGTTATGGATATTAAAAACCGATCAAGAAAGAATATCCTATCATTCCAAAAGAAGATAAATGATGAAATATTAAAGAAGCAGTTTTTTACAGGTCAGGTAAAAATCAACTCTAGACTAGCCGATTTAGTTAAAAAATTCAAATATTATCGCCTTTCTCTCTACATATTTTCCTTATCTTCATTAATGGAAATAATGCTGGCTGGTAATTTCAAAGAAGATTATATTCTAAACATAAGAAATGAGATAGAAAAATCATCTAATGAGTACAGGGATTATTTTATGAAAAGTTCATTTTATTTAGAAAGAATTGCCAAAACTGGTTTAGAAAAGAATTTGTTTAAGGGAATTGGAATTGTAGGTAAGTCAGCTGGAAAAGTTATCGGTTCTTTACCAATCATAAAGAAAGGCCCTGTAGATGAATACTTAAAAGATAAGGGCGATGCTATATATAAAAGTTCTCAAGAGATTGAAAAGAGTCTTTTGAGAAATTTTGCACAGCTAGCTAATCCGACTACAAGAATTTTAATTGATAAGATAGAAGACTTAAATCGTATTTATAATCATACTGAAGAAATATGTTTCAATAAAGAGAAAATTTATTTTCTATAATGAAATACTTTGGCTGAATTAAGAAAGATAGGATTTTTAGGAAAGATTTATCGCTAAAGCATATAGAAAGGTATTTCTATGGGAAAAATTATTGAATTTCCAGATGATAAAAAACTTAGGGAAAAATTAAAAAAGTATAGGGATAGTTTAGAGGAACTTTTACTAGAAAGAGATAATCTTTACTATGTAGTTTGTGCAAATATCAAAACCCAGTATATGCTGATTTTTGGAAGTCTTGAATACAAGGTGTTTTCTGATTTTTGCAAATATCAGAGACTTAGAAGAAAGAAAGCTTTAATACAGATAAGGATTAATCGTAAGGAAGAAATAAATTTATCTGATATCGAAGATATACTAGATTTAGAATTTGCTGATTATAGGGAAAAGCTTGATTCTAAGATGGATGAGATTAATCATGCAATTAGTCGTTCTCATTTAGAGATTTTATCTGATGATGATACAATTTTGCTAAAAAGATTATATAGAAAAATTGTAAGAGCCTTGCATCCTGACCTTAATCCAGAGCTTTCTGATAGGGAGCAACACTTATTCTACAATGCCACAGAATCATACAAGGCAGGCGATCTTTATTCTACAAAAATTATTTACGATATAGTTTGTAGTGGAGATATGGACGTTGAAGATCTTTTAACTGGAAAATCTTTGATGGACGAGGTCAAAAGATTAGAAGAATTAGTTCAGAAAATTAAAAATGATATTGATTTGATAAAATCTCAAAGTCCCTATACTTGGAAGATATATGTGGAAGATGATGACAAAAAAGAAGAGAAGCTTAAGACTTTAGAAAATGATCTAAAATCCTACCAAGAAGCAATAAAGACCCAGGAAGAATACATAGAAGAATTATTGAGGAAATAAATGGGTGATTTAATAAAAAAAGATCAAAATGGTCTTGTTGATATTATTACAAATAATGAGAAGAGATTTGACCTTCCCAAACCATTTGAACATGATATATTTCTTTTTGTTTCATATGTAGCTGGTACTACTCATATTGAAAATATTGGGGAAATCTACGAGAATTTAGAAGAAGGTGAAAAGTTAAATCTCTACCGTGAACCCGACAACGAACATGATCCTCAAGCTATTTCTATAGAAACATCAAGAAAAGAAAAAATAGGATATGTCCCACGCCAAGACAATGTGATTTTTTCAAGACTAATGGATGCGGGGAAAAATCTTTTTGCAAAAGTGGAAGATAAAGAAATGCGAGGCAAGTGGGCCAGGATAAAAATCAATATATATCTTCGTGAAAGTTAGGCAAAAGATGTATTACGAAAACGAATGGATTCATCCTAATTTATGTGTAAAAGATAGCCACGATTTTGATTTCGATCCTATTTCAGGCCAATACTGCTTTATAATTGCAAATAACATTGCTAGTAGTTTTATCATTGAAAAAGCTGTTAACAAGCTAATCAAATCAGGTTTTAAGTATTTTAGTATTTTTGGTGAATATGCAAAATTATGGGAAGAGATAATTTATTCATTAACTAAGGAAGAAAATAGTATAAAGGTAGAAGCAAGCGAGCTTGACCTTATGAAACTGGCCTATGACCTAAGTGTTTATGTTACTTTTAAAACTAAATCTATAAACTATTTAATATCTGATGATGAATATTTTACAGAATATGTAATTGGGGATTTAGATGATATTTTAAATGAAAACACCTTATTTACACCATCTGACTGGAAGAGATTTAGGGATGGATATGAATTTACCTATCATGACAAAGATGCTATTATAAGCATAGGTAAAGAATTATTTCTTGGATATCTAGGAAAAGAAAAAAGTTTTTCTTATAGTGATAAGGGGATTAATTTTAGAATTTTTGAAGGTAAAAGTTTTGCGGAAATTTGGATAAGCTATTTATAGGAGTTAGAAATATACATAGAAATTGTAGGCCTTTCTACTACAAAATGTCAAAAACATTTAACTGAGAACTTGACTACCTATATAATAATGTCAAGAGAATTTGATATTGGAGGTCAGTATGATTTTCATAAAAATTTAAAAAACTAATCAACCAATTGCTTTAACTTTACTATAGATATTTCTGGTAATTTAATTGGTCTGCACCATTCTTATCAAATTAATATTAAAAAAATATAGTTAAAATATAAAAAACATATAAAAGAATTAAGAAATGAAAGAGACTTGCTCCAACAATAATTGGCTGATATTTGTGGAGTTAGCAGGCAAACTGTAAATGCTATTGAGAACAAGAATACGATCCATCATTAGAGTTAGCCTTCAAATTGGCTGATGCTCTTGAAAGTACTATAGATAAATTATTTATATACAAATAAAATACAAAAAAATTAAGCAAAATTCTCATTAGAGCACCTGTTTTCTAGGTGTTTTTTTCTTTAAATTCTAATTAATTACAATTAGGAATGATTTCTTAAAAAGCTATGAAAAGTATACTTGACAATAAATGCAAAGTGAACTATACTTATAGTGAAAAGTATATATCTATATATATAGAAGGTGGTTAATTGAAGACAAAGATAGCTGAATTAAGAAAAGAAAATAAATTATCCCAAGCTGAGCTTGCTGATATTGTAGGGGTGACAAGGCAAACTATTACATCTATAGAAACCGAAAAATACATAGCGTCTTTGCCATTAGCCTACAAGATAGCTAAATATTTTAACTTAAAGATTGAAGATGTATTTGACCTGGAGGGGGAATAATGAATTTAGAAAATTATAATGAAGTATTGAATAAAAGGGAAAGATTATATAAATCTTACATAAGTTTAGCACTGATATTTTGGGGAATAGGAAATTTTTTATTAAAGGATCAGGCTAGGATCAATGATTCAGCATTAGGATTTATTAATGGCTTAACATTAGGAATAGAAATAATTTGTGTTTTCTGGGTGTTTAGAATCAGGAAAGCTTTAAAAGACGATAAAATTCTAAGAAAATTATACATTGATGAACATGATGAAAGAAAAAATTTTATAAAACTAAAAGCAGGATATAATTTAATAGGAAAAATAGCACTCGGAATATTTGTGATTTCTATTTTAGCTAGTTACTTTAATATGGTTATTTTTTATACGCTTGTAATCACTGGAATTTTTCTAATAATACTTAGTTTATTACTTAAACTCTATTGGATAAAGAAGATATAATATTTTAAATACCATATTAACCTACAAGGGAAGAGCTAAGTCTACGAACAAAACTAAAGACGGGGAGAGGATATCTTCATCGTCTTTTTTATTTGAGAGATAAGATCATACAGGAATGTCAAATAATTTATTTTCATAAAAATTAAGGCAGTATATTCATGAGTGAGACTTCTTGCTGAAAGCTTAGATTAACTCAACCTTACTAATATAACACGCAAATTTATGAAAGTAGATAGGATTAAGGAAAAAGTTAATTAATATATTCCCTTATACAAGGCTTTTAAGAGTATGAAAATTTATCAATATTGCAACTCGAGTCATGTAGACTTATTAGCCCTATTAAGAAATTTCTTTATACTATTTTAATAAGGAATTATTTATAATAGAAATATCTAAACGAAAAATAAGCATTTATATTTTTACTGAAATTAATATGTTGAATTTGTATAAATAATGTAATAACACTTTAGAAAGCTAAAATCTGGGGTATCATTATAGCAAAGAGTATCTTATATATTAAAAGAAAGAATGGGATAAGTATGAAAAAGTATAAAAAAATAAGAGTCACATTTGAAGAGAAGGTTTTAGATAAAGAAAGAAAACCTATTTATGCTACTAGAAAACTATCCGTTGGTCTTGTATCTTGTATGCTTGGATTTATGATGTTCATGCCAACAGTTAAAGCTGTTGAAGAAGAGCCAATCTCAACAAGTCAACAAGCCCAAGATAAAAATGAAGTTTTGAATAACGAAGATGATTATGTTCAAGAAGAAAATGAAGATATCACACCTTTAAATGATCAGACTGATAGCAAAGTTGAGAGCGAAGAAAATCTATCAGACCAAAATCTAGATGGTCAAAATAAGGAAGAAGATATTATAAAAGAAGAAAAGGCTGATAGCAATTTAGAAAATAAAGTTGAAGAATTGCTAACAGCTGATGAAATTCAAGCCATCAGAGATAGAGCAAATTCACTAGAAAACGACTATTTCTTTAATGACAAAATGGTAGAAGAATTAAAGGCTGAACTTAGAAAAGCCAAGGCTGATCCTTCAGTAAACTATGAAGAAGCTAAGGCCCGTCTAATAGAGGAAGCTATCATAAAAAATACCCCTACCCAAAAAGCTCCAGGGGAAGTAAGGGTGGTAAGTGTAAAAAAACCTACAATCAATCCTGTGTTATATGACGCAACAAGCATTTCAGGAGCCAATCTAGCTAAAGCTAGAGTTAATAAAAAGATTGTAATAGCAACAGTCCATGTAAGCTTAAAGGATAGTAGCGGGACTGAAAAAGCCAATCTTACTGTCACACCTAAAAGTGGAACAACATGGAAGGTAGATTTACCTGAAGGTGTTAATGTTGCAAAAGGCGATACGGTAATAGTCTACCAACAAATAGGTGAAGATAAGTCACCAGAGGTAAATGCAAATGCTCAACCATCTAAGGCATCTACAGTTACTCTTACAATGCCAAGTGGAGAAGTTTGGATAGAACAAACTTCATCCAATATAGTTAATAAAGATGAAAAAGCAGAAGCTGTTCAAATGTTGAAAGATGCAAACACTGAAATAGCTGGAGATATTAAATCTGTTGAATTTTCTATTGATAGTACTGACCATGCTTATTATGAAGTAACTTATACTGATGGTTCGACATCAGGCAAAATTGAAGCTACAAATTTAAAAATAAAACAAGTTACAGAAACCTCAAGAACACCTGAGATTGAAAGTATTACAATTGTAGACAATGTAATTAAGGGAAAGCTAGCAGGAGAGGGACCTTTTGATGGCATAAAGGTACAATTAGTCCTTAATATTAATAAGGAGAAATCAGGAGACTTTTGTACTGACAAAGGATGTAAAATTGACAAAGACTCATCTGACCCTATAGAGGTAGCTGTACAAAAAGATGGAACTTTTTCCTTTGCTTTAGAAAAAGGAAAAACTTTAGATCTCGACCAAATAGTTGGAGTTTTTGTAAAAGAACCCCATAAATTTATATCTTGTTCTAAAACAACTGTAAAACCAGCAATACCTGAAAAGACAGAAGTTAAAGACCCTAGAAAATTAACTGCTGATGACAAAAAAGCAATTGATGCTGCTATAAGAAAAGCATACACAGTAAATGGCGAATCTAAATTACCAAACGGAACTGGCGACTGGGATGGAGTACCGGCAGTTATACAAATTGATGACAGCGGCAATGTCAAAATATTTAGTGGTAATGATGTAGCAGGTACTTGGGATCCGAACAATGATTATAAATTTGTTCCAGAAAAAAATGAAGATGGCTCATATAAGTTAAATGATGGAGCTGAAGCAAAAATAACAATCCAAGCCAAAGATTTGGTAAAAAACATTGGACCAGTTGCTCCAACAATAGAAGAAACTGACGATAAAAAACAAATCACAGTTAATCCTTTAAGCAACCCAGCTGACACAGATATAATCGAGCACACAGTAACCTACACAGGAACAGATGACAAAGAAAAGAAAATCATAGCTAAACAAGATTTAGAAAATAAAACATGGACAATCTCAGAAGGTAGCGAATTTGCTAATATTGATACAAAAACAGGTCTTATAACAATAGATAAAAGTAAGATAAAAAATGAGACTTTAGTAAAAGCTTTTGTTCAAGACAATGGGGAATATGTTGATAATTCTGATAAGCAAAACTCAAAAGAATCAGAATTGAAGGTGACAAAAACCAAAGCCGATCAAGTCACAGAACTAGGAGGTCTTGACCCAGTAGAAATCAGAAAATGGGTTGGAGAAGATATTGATTGGTCAAAAGGTATAAAAGTTAAAAAAGATGAAAACAAAGATAGTATAAATAAACTTTTAGAGGGTGCAACAATAACTGATGCAACCGATAAAAAAAGAAATACTGAAAAAGAAGGAGATTTTGTTGGTAAAGTTTCTCTCAAATTTGATGATGGATCAGAATTAATAGTAGACAATCAATACCTATACGTGAGTAACCATGTTACTAGTGCAAAAAGAGATAAGACACCTTCTGATGCCCTAGAAGTAGAATTCAAACTAGGCGAAGGCACAAAGGTAGATAATACCAGTGGTGGAGCAATAGAAGGAAATAAAGATAATCCTGTTTCTTATTCAAAATACAAGGTTAAACCAGGAACAAACCTAAAAGAATATAAGCTCCCAAGTATCAATACATCAGTTGTAGATTCTATAAATGTTACTACACAAGATACCTATACTGATCCAGTATGGAAAGACAGTAAAAATGGTACAAACTTTGTAGCAAGCTCAGAAAACAATGTTTTCACATCCACAGCCACAAAAACCTACAAGTTTACTCTTGTACCAAATGGTGGTGAGGGTGATGATAAGGTTACTATAAAGAAAACCGGTGAAAAATATAAATTACCAGAAAAAAGTACTTTCAACCCACCAAATGAAAACCAAGAATTCTCAGGATGGATGATAGGTGATGGACCAGGAATCAATAAACCAGGCGATGAAGTAACAGTAGATGGCGACAAAGTAATAAAAGCCATCTGGAAGCCAATAGAATTTAAAGTAACATTCCAAACAGAAAAAGGTGCTACCGGCTCAATGAAAGACGAAACTGTCACAAAAGGCAGTGAATTCAAAATCCCAGCACCTACATTTACACCAGATAAGAATAAAGAATTCGCAGGCTGGAAAATTGAAGGCCAAGATGGACTAAAAAAAGCTGGAGAAAAAATAGATAAAATCTCAGGAAATGTAACCCTAATTGCCACATGGAAAGACATCAAAGTAACCGTAAAATATGATGCAAACGGTGGTTCAGGAAGTATGGACGGAGCCGAAATAGTAAAAGGCTCACCATACAAACTATCAGCAAACGGATTTACTGCTCCAACAAACAAAGAATTTGCCGGTTGGAAAATAGGTGAAACAGAATACGAACCAAATGCAGAAATAACAGTAAACGAAGACACAACCGTAACAGCAATCTGGAAAGACATCAAAGTAACCGTAAAATATGATGCAAACGGTGGTTCAGGAAGTATGGACGGAGCCGAAATAGTAAAAGGCTCACCATACAAACTATCAGCAAACGGATTTACCGCTCCAACAAACAAAGAATTTGCCAGTTGGAAAATAGGTGAAACAGAATACGAACCAAATGCAGAAATAACAGTAAACGAAGACACAACCGTAACAGCAATCTGGAAAGACATCAAAGTAACCGTAAAATATGATGCAAACGGTGGTTCAGGAAGTATGGACGGAGCCGAAATAGTAAAAGGCTCACCATACAAACTATCAGCAAACAGATTTACCGCTCCAACAAACAAAGAATTTGCCGGTTGGAAAATAGGTGAAACAGAATACGAACCAAATGCAGAAATAACAGTAAACGAAGACACAACCGTAACAGCAATCTGGAAAGACATCAAAGTAACCGTAAAATATGATGCAAACGGTGGTTCAGGAAGTATGGACGGAGCCGAAATAGTAAAAGGCTCACCATACAAACTATCAGCAAACAGATTTACCGCTCCAACAAACAAAGAATTTGCCGGTTGGAAAATAGGTGAAACAGAATACGAACCAAATGCAGAAATAACAGTAAACGAAGACACAACCGTAACAGCAATCTGGAAAGACATCAAAGTAACCGTAAAATATGATGCAAACGGTGGTTCAGGAAGTATGGACGGAGCCGAAATAGTAAAAGGCTCACCATACAAACTATCAGCAAACGGATTTACTGCTCCAACAAACAAAGAATTTGCCGGTTGGAAAATAGGTGAAACAGAATACAAACCTGATGCAGAAATAACAGTAAACGAAGACATAACCGTAACAGCAATCTGGAAAGACAAAACACCTGAGACCCCACCAGTAGAAAATTACACAGTAAGTTTCAAAACAGAAACTGGTGCAACAGGTACAATGCCAGATGAAACAGTGCCAAAAGGAAAATACACTCTACCAGATCCAGCATTTACAGCAGAAAAAGGCAAAGAATTTGCCGGGTGGAAAGTAGGAGATGATACAGACCTTAAGACTGCAGGAAGTGAAATCGACATCACAGGAAATGTAATCCTAACAGCAGTTTGGAAAGGCGATGAGCCTGAAACTCCACCAGCTACAGAAACATTCAAAGTAAGCTATGATGCTAATGGTGGAT contains:
- a CDS encoding molecular chaperone DnaJ; the encoded protein is MGKIIEFPDDKKLREKLKKYRDSLEELLLERDNLYYVVCANIKTQYMLIFGSLEYKVFSDFCKYQRLRRKKALIQIRINRKEEINLSDIEDILDLEFADYREKLDSKMDEINHAISRSHLEILSDDDTILLKRLYRKIVRALHPDLNPELSDREQHLFYNATESYKAGDLYSTKIIYDIVCSGDMDVEDLLTGKSLMDEVKRLEELVQKIKNDIDLIKSQSPYTWKIYVEDDDKKEEKLKTLENDLKSYQEAIKTQEEYIEELLRK
- a CDS encoding ATP-binding cassette domain-containing protein, with the protein product MVLENVSLKVEKGKIYGLLGPNGAGKSTLLKIITKVMNCTSGDI
- a CDS encoding helix-turn-helix transcriptional regulator; amino-acid sequence: MKTKIAELRKENKLSQAELADIVGVTRQTITSIETEKYIASLPLAYKIAKYFNLKIEDVFDLEGE
- a CDS encoding IS110 family transposase produces the protein MSVMVQVETTNQKKEGNKMISIGIDIAKEKFTVCALEQGSKIIWKPFDVHLNKTKVEEFLKKLDTLNEEVKIIMEATGKYHLPILYELKDKEYFVSVVNPLKMKQFCRVLNFRKAKNDNIDAIQIAEYGLMYWKELQEYKVDSESFRILKELNRSYQHYMDLRINQMNFIDQTISQTFPGIKKLIPHASGDFSKDKLLDFLEIWWHKDLVLEKPEEKFIEDFKNWAKEKRYHPNADKAKSIYKLAEESISIQPSNSSYIKTSIQEGIELIKHINQILHTILSQMIEISEPLEEYQEAKKFSGISDKLAVQITAEFGDLSKFKNKKSLISFVGIDSPPYESGNFKADQRKITKRGNAILRKVGYQAMKCMMSAKDTENDIYLYMVKKEKDGKAKKICKFAGLNKFLRTYYAKVMASKQEKKLLKVA
- a CDS encoding HIRAN domain-containing protein → MGDLIKKDQNGLVDIITNNEKRFDLPKPFEHDIFLFVSYVAGTTHIENIGEIYENLEEGEKLNLYREPDNEHDPQAISIETSRKEKIGYVPRQDNVIFSRLMDAGKNLFAKVEDKEMRGKWARIKINIYLRES